The Bacillus spongiae genome includes a region encoding these proteins:
- the rplM gene encoding 50S ribosomal protein L13, translated as MRTTYMAKANEIERKWYVVDAEGKTLGRLASEVASILRGKHKPTFTPHVDTGDHVILINAEKIQLTGKKLTDKIYYRHSMHPGGLKSRTALEMRSNYSEKMLELAIKGMLPKGSLGRQMIKKLHVYAGAEHQHQAQKPEVYELRG; from the coding sequence ATGCGTACGACGTATATGGCGAAAGCAAATGAAATCGAACGTAAATGGTACGTTGTTGACGCTGAAGGCAAGACTTTAGGTCGCCTTGCAAGCGAAGTAGCATCTATTTTACGCGGTAAACACAAACCAACTTTTACACCACATGTTGACACTGGTGATCACGTAATTCTTATCAATGCGGAGAAAATCCAATTAACAGGTAAGAAATTAACAGATAAAATTTACTACCGTCACAGCATGCACCCAGGTGGATTAAAGTCTCGTACAGCACTTGAAATGCGTTCTAACTACTCTGAGAAAATGTTAGAGCTTGCGATCAAAGGTATGCTTCCAAAGGGTTCTCTTGGACGTCAAATGATCAAAAAATTACACGTATATGCTGGTGCAGAGCATCAACACCAAGCACAAAAACCAGAAGTTTACGAACTTCGTGGATAA
- the rpsI gene encoding 30S ribosomal protein S9 — protein sequence MAQVQYYGTGRRKSSVARVRLVPGEGRIVINDRDVESYIPFAALREVIKQPLNVTETLGSYDVLVNVHGGGYTGQAGAIRHGIARALLQVDPEFRTPLKRAGLLTRDARMKERKKYGLKGARRAPQFSKR from the coding sequence TTGGCACAAGTTCAATATTATGGCACAGGCCGTCGTAAGAGCTCAGTTGCTCGTGTACGTTTAGTACCAGGCGAAGGTCGTATTGTTATCAATGATCGTGATGTAGAAAGCTATATTCCATTCGCAGCTTTACGCGAAGTAATTAAACAACCACTAAACGTTACTGAAACTCTAGGTAGCTACGATGTATTAGTAAACGTACATGGTGGTGGATATACTGGTCAAGCTGGCGCTATTCGCCACGGTATCGCTCGTGCGTTACTTCAAGTTGACCCTGAATTCCGTACTCCATTAAAACGCGCTGGATTGTTAACGCGTGACGCTCGTATGAAAGAACGTAAGAAATACGGTCTTAAAGGCGCTCGTCGTGCACCACAATTCTCAAAACGTTAA